A window of Chryseobacterium aquaeductus genomic DNA:
GATTATGGCAATCAGCATTATTCCGTTTATGGCATTTCAGACTTTGAGGGAAGTTTCTGAAGGCCTATCATATACAATCGGAGTGACAAAAGCGACTATTATTGCGAATGTGATTAATATCGTTCTGAATTACGTTTTCATCAAAGGACTTTGGATTTTCCCTGAAATGGGTGTCAAGGGTTCTGCTTTGGCAAGTTTAATTGCCAGAATTTTCATGGTGATCTTTCTCTATTTTGTTTTGATCAAAGAACCAAAAACCAGATTGTACATCAAAGAATTTTCATTGAAAATAAAAGTTTTTTCTAAGAGTATGTTTGAAAAAATGGTCAGATTAGGCTTCCCGACAGCGTTGCAAATGTTTTTTGAGGTGACTGCTTTTGCGGGAGCTGCCTTTATCTGCGGATTAATTTCTGCGCACGACATTGCCTCGCACCAGATTGCTTTGAGTATGGCTTCTTTTACATTTAATTTATGTATCGGTTTCAGTGTGGCATCTACGGTAATGATCGGGAGAAAACTTGGCGAACAAAACTTTGTGGAATTAAGAAAAATTGGGATCAACAATTTGAAAATTGCCTTTCTTTTTATGTGTCTTTGCGGAATTATCTTCATTTTAGGAAGAAAAATTCTTCCTACATTTTTCACAAAACCTGAAGAAGTTGAAGTGATTATGCTGGCGTCGAAACTCATGATTATTGCGGCATTATTCCAGCTTTCTGACGGAATTCAGGTGACGGCATTGGGAATGCTGAGAGGTTTGCAGGATGTGAAAATTCCTTCAATCATCACATTTATTGCGTATTGGCTGATTACAATTCCTTTAGGGTATTTTCTTTGTGTAACAATGAAAATGGGTGCTTTCGGAATGTGGATCGCACTCGGATTAGGATTGACGATTTCTGCATTTATGCTGGTGAAACGTTTTCTCGATATGTCGGCAAGAAGAATTAAAGCGGATAAATTATAGTATTGAAGCGGTCTTTGGATCGCTTTTTTTATTTATTATCTTTAAGTTTCAAAAAATAAGATGAAAACTATACTTGAAACCGAAAGACTTTTGCTCAGAGAATTTGATGTTACTGACGGAGAAAGTTTTTATGAATTAAATTTAAATCCAAAAGTTATAAAATACACAGGAAATTCTGCATTTAAAAATGTTTCAGAAGCTAAAGCTTTCTTAGAAAATTATTCAGATTATCAGAAAAATGGATATGGAAGATGGGCAGTTATTCATAAACCAAATAAGGAATTTCTCGGCTGGTGCGGTTTAAAATATGACGAAAATCTTGATGAAACTGATATTGGATTCCGGTTTTTTGAGCATTTCTGGAATCAGGGATTCGCCACTGAAAGCGCAAAAGCCTGCATTGATTACGGTTTTAAAAAGTTGAATTTAAAAACAATTGTAGGCAGAGCAATGAAGGAAAACAGCGCATCCATTAAAGTTTTAGAAAAAATCGGACTTCAATATGTGGAAGATTTTGATTTCGATGGTTATGAGGGTGTAATTTATTCAATTGAAAATAAAAGTATTAATAACGATAATGCAACAAATTATACTTAAAGAAGATCAGAATTATTTAATGTTGAAAAAGGAGCTAAAAAGTTAATTTAAATATTTTAAGACAAAAAACCTCGCTCAATCTGAGCGAGGTTTTTGCCTATTTATTTCTTCAGACATTTCTCCAAAAACTGATCCTGTTCCCACAGCAAATGCAAAATATTTTCTTTTGCAGCATAGCCATGAGATTCTTTTGGCAGAAGAACCATTTTCACAGGAGCTCCCAAATTTTTCAAAGCCTGAAAATATCTTTCGGTCTGTAAAGTAAACGTTCCCGGATTATTATCTGCATCACCATGAATCAGCAACATCGGCGTCTTCATTTTATCAGCATTCATAAACGGAGACATCGTGTTGTAAATTTCCGGAACATCCCAATAATTTCTCTGTTCGCTCTGGAAACCAAAAGGCGTTAAAGTTCTGTTGTATGCACCACTTCTGGCAATTCCGCAGGCATAATCTTTAGAATGGGTCAAAAGATTGGCGGTCATAAATGCTCCGTAAGAATGTCCTCCAACTGCGACTTTGTTTCTGTCGATATATCCTAACTGATCTACTGCATCGATTGCAGCTTTACCGTTGGCAACAAGTTGCGGAATGAAGGTGTCGTTTGGTTCTGTTTTTCCTTCACCGATGATTGGGAAGGCTGCATCATCCAAAACCGCATACCCTTTAGCTGTCCAATACACAAACGAGCCGTAATATGGAAACGTAAAGTCATTAGGATTTTGCGTGTTTTGACCCGCAGTATTTTTGTCTTTATATTCTGTAGGATATGCCCAGATCAACAACGGAAGTTTTTCTTTTTTTGACTTTCTGTCGTAGTTTGCAGGCAAATAAAGAGTTCCGGTCAAAGTTACGCCATCGTTTCTTTTATATGTAATTACTTCTTTATAAACATCTTTGATACTTTCAAAAGGATTGGCAAAATTGGTTACCGCTTCAGTTTTGTTTGATTTAATATTTTTCTTAAAATAATTCGGGTACTGACTTGCAGACTGCTGAATCGTCAACACCTCTCCTTTTGACGGATTAATGATGTCGATGATCTCTTCTTTAGCACCTTTGAGATTTGAAGTGTAGAGTCTTTTCTTTTTTAAAGATTTCATATCCATCTCATCGATGAAGGGATGTTGACCATCTTTGGTAAATCCGGCTCCGATGAGATAGGTTTTGTCGCCTTTCATATCGACAACATATCTTCCGTAATCATTTTTAGTCGTATGAAAACTTCCCGGATCGCTGTACACATCCTGATAATTTCGGTCTTCGATTACCTGAGATTTTCCGTCATTTAAGTCAACAAGATAAGATTTTGTATTTCTGGTATCATACCAACCTTCGGAGACGATTGCATAATGAGTATTCGTCCAGCTCGTTCCTTCGTATCTCTGTTTTGTTTTAAAGAAAGACTTTGGAGCAGCAGAAAACGGGGCTTCCCAGGTGAAAATTTCATCTCTGAAATCGACAGTTTTTGATTGATCGCCTCCATCCAACGCTTCCGCAAAAACTAATGTAGAAGGTTGATCAGCTCTCCAGCTCATATCTCTTTTCCCCGTGCGAACTGACGAAAATCCTTTAGGCATGATCTCATTCAAAGGAACTTCGTTCACAACTTTTACAACGTTTCCTTTGTTATCATAAATCGTTGTCGTCATTGGGAACCTGCTCAAAGGAACGATGTACGAAAATGGTTTTTTAAGAGTTATCAACATCAGATAATTTCCATCAGGAGAATAGCTGATTCCGGCATATAGATCCTGGTCTTTTATTTTCTTTAAATTTCCATTTAAATCTACATGATACAATTCTGAAGCAGTAAGAATTTCAAAATTCTTTTCATCCTGAGGATTTTTAAGCAAATCCTGATAAGTTCTGTTCTGAGAAACCTTTCCGTCAGCAGTGGAAACAATGGGACCTGTCGGAAGATCTTTTGAGGAATCCGTCAGCTTA
This region includes:
- a CDS encoding MATE family efflux transporter yields the protein MSFLNKNYTKEALTLALPVMLTQVGQVSVNLFDNIIVGKLLGADALASVSLGNAVFFSMFVLALGFSFAIPPLVSEAHSQNDHKTINSVFSHGFVINMSVGVILMLLLFLGLPLLYHSGQPMKIVPDTVDFLWIMAISIIPFMAFQTLREVSEGLSYTIGVTKATIIANVINIVLNYVFIKGLWIFPEMGVKGSALASLIARIFMVIFLYFVLIKEPKTRLYIKEFSLKIKVFSKSMFEKMVRLGFPTALQMFFEVTAFAGAAFICGLISAHDIASHQIALSMASFTFNLCIGFSVASTVMIGRKLGEQNFVELRKIGINNLKIAFLFMCLCGIIFILGRKILPTFFTKPEEVEVIMLASKLMIIAALFQLSDGIQVTALGMLRGLQDVKIPSIITFIAYWLITIPLGYFLCVTMKMGAFGMWIALGLGLTISAFMLVKRFLDMSARRIKADKL
- a CDS encoding GNAT family N-acetyltransferase, which codes for MKTILETERLLLREFDVTDGESFYELNLNPKVIKYTGNSAFKNVSEAKAFLENYSDYQKNGYGRWAVIHKPNKEFLGWCGLKYDENLDETDIGFRFFEHFWNQGFATESAKACIDYGFKKLNLKTIVGRAMKENSASIKVLEKIGLQYVEDFDFDGYEGVIYSIENKSINNDNATNYT
- a CDS encoding alpha/beta hydrolase family protein, which gives rise to MKIKLTICLLAFLNFYEAQENITYQKPSAEILKLADYDRPPSVLTNSKKDWVVFVYRPTYKTLDDLNQQEMKLGGLRINPVTNISSSTSYSYNLKVRRMNDKSEVQVKDLPTNPKITNTSFSPDEKKLAFTNTTDQGVELWIVDLETATAKKITKDNLNANLGNPYSWMKDSQSFLLKVLPDNRPKLTDSSKDLPTGPIVSTADGKVSQNRTYQDLLKNPQDEKNFEILTASELYHVDLNGNLKKIKDQDLYAGISYSPDGNYLMLITLKKPFSYIVPLSRFPMTTTIYDNKGNVVKVVNEVPLNEIMPKGFSSVRTGKRDMSWRADQPSTLVFAEALDGGDQSKTVDFRDEIFTWEAPFSAAPKSFFKTKQRYEGTSWTNTHYAIVSEGWYDTRNTKSYLVDLNDGKSQVIEDRNYQDVYSDPGSFHTTKNDYGRYVVDMKGDKTYLIGAGFTKDGQHPFIDEMDMKSLKKKRLYTSNLKGAKEEIIDIINPSKGEVLTIQQSASQYPNYFKKNIKSNKTEAVTNFANPFESIKDVYKEVITYKRNDGVTLTGTLYLPANYDRKSKKEKLPLLIWAYPTEYKDKNTAGQNTQNPNDFTFPYYGSFVYWTAKGYAVLDDAAFPIIGEGKTEPNDTFIPQLVANGKAAIDAVDQLGYIDRNKVAVGGHSYGAFMTANLLTHSKDYACGIARSGAYNRTLTPFGFQSEQRNYWDVPEIYNTMSPFMNADKMKTPMLLIHGDADNNPGTFTLQTERYFQALKNLGAPVKMVLLPKESHGYAAKENILHLLWEQDQFLEKCLKK